In Streptomyces violaceusniger Tu 4113, one DNA window encodes the following:
- a CDS encoding ATP-binding cassette domain-containing protein, translating into MDVSEIKVRGARENNLQGVSVDIPKRSLTVFTGVSGSGKSSLVFDTIAAESRRLINETYTAFVQNFMPTLGRPDVDSLRNLSAAIIVDQEPMGSNSRSTVGTATDAHTLLRILFSRVGSPYVGPPLAFSFNTAEGMCPRCEGLGRVTDMDIAQLIDREKSLKEGAITVPGFEVDSWHWQVMAASGLFDPDIRLQHYSPAQWEDFLHKPATKIKVGKNNLTYEGLVTKVRRLYLAKDRETMQPRMRAFADRAMALTECAECEGARLCEAVRSCRIDGRSITECSALQISDLAEFVGGIRHDSVGPVLESLRALLDSLVEIGLGYLSLDRESSTLSGGEAQRVRMVRHLGSSLTDVTYVFDEPTVGLHPHDIERMNRLLLQLRDKGNTVLVVEHKPETIRIADHVVDLGPGAGVAGGRICYQGDLAGLRASDTLTGRHLDHRVRLRETVRQPSGQLPVRGARLHNLRDVSVDIPLGVLTVVTGVAGSGKSSLIHGSLSGREEVIVADQSAIRGSRRSNPATYTGLLDPIRAAFAKANHVKPGLFSANSEGACPRCKGIGLIYTDLAMMAEVASVCEDCEGRRFRPEVLTYRLRGRNISDVLGMSVAEAREFFTGGQARLILDRLAAVGLGYLGLGQPLTTLSGGERQRLKLAIHMARSGTTYVLDEPTTGLHLADVDQLLALLDRLVDAGNTVVVIEHHQAVMAHADWIIDMGPGAGHDGGQVVFTGTPADLVDTGGSLTAVHLRDYVKRA; encoded by the coding sequence ATGGATGTCAGCGAAATCAAGGTCCGTGGCGCCAGGGAGAACAATCTCCAGGGCGTGAGTGTGGACATTCCCAAGCGCAGCCTTACGGTCTTCACCGGCGTCTCCGGCTCCGGTAAGTCCTCGCTCGTCTTCGACACCATCGCCGCGGAGTCGAGGCGGCTGATCAATGAGACCTATACGGCGTTCGTCCAGAACTTCATGCCGACGCTCGGCCGCCCGGATGTCGACTCGCTGCGGAATCTGAGCGCGGCGATCATCGTGGACCAGGAGCCGATGGGCTCCAACTCCCGTTCCACCGTGGGCACCGCCACCGATGCCCACACCCTGCTGCGGATCCTGTTCAGCCGGGTCGGCAGCCCCTATGTCGGCCCTCCCCTCGCCTTCAGCTTCAACACGGCCGAAGGCATGTGTCCGCGGTGCGAGGGGCTCGGCAGGGTCACCGACATGGACATCGCCCAACTCATCGACAGGGAGAAGTCGTTGAAGGAGGGCGCCATCACCGTCCCCGGATTCGAGGTGGACAGCTGGCACTGGCAGGTTATGGCGGCCTCCGGCCTTTTCGACCCCGATATCAGGCTCCAGCACTACTCCCCCGCCCAGTGGGAGGACTTCCTCCACAAACCGGCCACCAAGATCAAGGTGGGGAAGAACAACCTCACCTACGAGGGGCTGGTGACCAAGGTCCGCCGGCTGTACCTGGCGAAGGACCGGGAGACGATGCAGCCGCGGATGCGCGCGTTCGCCGACCGGGCCATGGCCCTGACCGAGTGCGCCGAATGTGAGGGCGCCCGGCTGTGCGAGGCCGTCCGGTCCTGCCGGATCGACGGCCGCTCCATCACGGAGTGCTCGGCCCTGCAGATCAGCGATCTGGCGGAGTTCGTGGGCGGCATCCGGCACGATTCCGTCGGACCGGTGCTGGAGAGCCTGCGGGCGCTCCTCGACTCACTGGTCGAGATCGGCCTGGGCTATCTGAGCCTGGACCGGGAGTCCTCGACCCTGTCCGGTGGCGAGGCCCAGCGGGTGCGGATGGTCCGGCATCTGGGCTCCAGTCTGACCGATGTCACCTATGTCTTCGACGAGCCCACGGTGGGTCTGCATCCGCATGACATCGAGCGCATGAACCGGCTGTTGCTCCAACTGCGGGACAAGGGCAACACGGTGCTGGTCGTGGAGCACAAACCGGAGACCATCCGGATCGCGGACCATGTGGTGGACCTGGGGCCCGGTGCGGGGGTGGCGGGCGGGCGGATCTGCTACCAGGGCGACCTGGCCGGGCTGCGCGCCTCGGACACCCTGACCGGGCGCCATCTGGACCACCGGGTGCGGCTGCGGGAGACCGTGCGGCAGCCCAGTGGGCAACTGCCGGTCAGGGGCGCGCGGCTGCACAATCTGCGGGATGTGAGCGTCGACATCCCCCTCGGTGTGCTCACCGTCGTCACGGGTGTCGCCGGATCGGGCAAGAGCTCCCTGATCCACGGGTCGCTGTCCGGGCGGGAGGAGGTGATCGTCGCCGACCAGTCGGCGATCCGTGGCTCCCGCCGCAGCAACCCGGCCACGTATACAGGGCTCCTCGATCCGATCCGGGCGGCGTTCGCCAAGGCCAACCACGTCAAACCGGGTCTGTTCAGCGCCAATTCCGAGGGGGCCTGCCCCCGGTGCAAGGGCATCGGGCTGATCTACACCGATCTCGCCATGATGGCCGAGGTGGCCTCGGTGTGCGAGGACTGCGAGGGGAGGCGGTTCCGGCCCGAGGTGCTGACGTACCGGCTGCGCGGGCGGAACATCAGCGATGTCCTGGGCATGTCGGTGGCCGAGGCGCGGGAGTTCTTCACAGGCGGTCAGGCCCGGCTGATCCTGGACCGGCTGGCCGCGGTGGGGCTGGGCTATCTGGGTCTCGGCCAGCCGCTCACCACACTCTCCGGGGGTGAGCGCCAGCGGCTGAAGCTGGCCATCCATATGGCGCGGAGCGGCACGACGTACGTCCTGGACGAGCCGACCACCGGACTGCATCTCGCCGATGTGGACCAACTGCTCGCCCTGCTCGACCGCCTTGTCGACGCGGGCAACACGGTCGTCGTCATCGAGCATCACCAGGCCGTGATGGCGCATGCGGACTGGATCATCGACATGGGTCCGGGGGCCGGTCATGACGGCGGTCAGGTGGTGTTCACCGGCACCCCCGCCGACCTCGTGGACACCGGCGGCTCCCTCACGGCCGTCCACTTGCGCGACTACGTCAAGCGGGCGTGA
- a CDS encoding PTS ascorbate transporter subunit IIC yields the protein MGWFVTLATFLVNEILSEPAYLIGIITAVGLIAMKKSTGQIIGGAIKATLGFLLIGAGAGLVTASLDPLGTMIQGVTGAHGVIPTNEAIVGIAQDQFGSRVAWLMILGFVVSLLLARFTPLRYVFLTGHHMLFMATLLTVVLANGGRSTVAVVAVGGVLLGIMLVAMPAFAHPWTKRVTGSDTVAIGHFGTAGYIVAGATGRVVGKRSRSTEEMKLPEGLRFLRDSMVATALSMLLIYLVMAVLLLVKEGQKTAFKAFATGTGTVATGTGNYLMQSVMQGLQFGIAVAVILFGVRTILGELVPAFQGIAQKVVPGALPALDAPIVFPYAQNAVLIGFISSFTGGLIGLALLTWIFNPAFGLALVLPGLVPHFFTGGAAGVYGNATGGRRGAVVGAFLNGLLITFLPALLLKVLCAFGDQNTTFGDADFGWFGALIGNAGKAGGAAGLVIIVLLGLAVLGGAILVQKRVVDTGWDPGAARDALMPRESVATPAEAGTTTAAYAKIPPPAGAPAPPPAA from the coding sequence ATGGGCTGGTTTGTCACCCTCGCCACGTTTCTCGTCAATGAGATTCTGAGCGAGCCCGCGTATCTGATCGGCATCATCACCGCCGTCGGACTCATCGCGATGAAGAAGAGCACCGGGCAGATCATCGGCGGCGCCATCAAGGCGACCCTCGGCTTTCTGCTGATCGGCGCGGGAGCGGGACTGGTCACCGCCTCCCTCGACCCGCTGGGCACCATGATCCAGGGCGTCACCGGCGCCCACGGCGTCATCCCCACCAACGAGGCCATCGTCGGCATCGCCCAGGACCAGTTCGGCTCACGGGTCGCCTGGCTGATGATCCTGGGCTTCGTGGTCAGTCTGCTGCTGGCCCGGTTCACCCCGCTCCGCTATGTCTTCCTGACCGGGCACCACATGCTCTTCATGGCCACGCTGCTGACCGTGGTCCTGGCCAACGGCGGCCGCTCGACCGTGGCCGTGGTGGCCGTCGGCGGTGTGCTGCTGGGCATCATGCTGGTCGCGATGCCCGCCTTCGCCCATCCCTGGACCAAGCGCGTCACCGGCAGCGACACCGTCGCCATCGGCCACTTCGGCACGGCCGGATACATCGTGGCGGGCGCGACCGGACGGGTGGTCGGCAAGCGCAGCCGCTCCACCGAGGAGATGAAGCTCCCCGAGGGGCTGCGGTTCCTGCGTGACTCGATGGTGGCCACCGCCCTGTCGATGCTGCTGATCTACCTGGTCATGGCCGTCCTTCTGCTCGTCAAGGAGGGGCAGAAGACCGCCTTCAAGGCGTTCGCCACGGGCACCGGCACGGTGGCCACCGGCACCGGGAACTACCTGATGCAGTCCGTGATGCAGGGGCTGCAGTTCGGCATCGCGGTCGCGGTGATCCTCTTCGGGGTCCGTACGATCCTCGGTGAGCTCGTCCCCGCCTTCCAGGGGATCGCCCAGAAGGTCGTCCCCGGCGCCCTGCCCGCGCTGGACGCGCCCATCGTCTTCCCGTACGCGCAGAACGCGGTGCTGATCGGCTTCATCTCCAGCTTCACCGGCGGCCTGATCGGGCTGGCCCTGCTCACCTGGATCTTCAATCCGGCCTTCGGTCTCGCCCTGGTGCTGCCCGGTCTGGTGCCGCACTTCTTCACCGGCGGTGCGGCCGGGGTCTACGGCAACGCGACCGGCGGCCGGCGCGGCGCGGTCGTGGGGGCGTTCCTCAACGGGCTGCTCATCACCTTCCTCCCCGCTCTGCTGCTCAAGGTGCTCTGCGCGTTCGGCGACCAGAACACCACCTTCGGCGACGCCGACTTCGGCTGGTTCGGCGCGCTCATCGGCAACGCGGGCAAGGCCGGTGGCGCCGCCGGACTCGTCATCATCGTGCTGCTCGGCCTCGCCGTCCTCGGGGGCGCGATCCTGGTGCAGAAGCGGGTGGTCGACACCGGCTGGGACCCGGGCGCGGCGCGCGACGCCCTGATGCCGCGCGAGAGTGTGGCGACGCCCGCCGAGGCGGGTACCACCACGGCCGCGTACGCCAAGATCCCGCCGCCCGCGGGCGCTCCCGCACCCCCGCCCGCCGCCTGA